The nucleotide window GTCCTGGAGTGGCCGACCCTGGGCATCACCTAGTAATGCGAGCACAGCAGGAAGGTATCAAGGTAATCCCACACGTAGGCCCTTCATCCATCCTATTGACATTGATGGCCTCTGGATTGAATGGACAGCACTTCACCTTTCATGGCTATCTGGCCAAAGACGATAAGGACCGAGCGGAGCAATTCAAAAAGATGATCAAGCGTTGGCGTACTTCCGGTGAGACACATCTATTCATGGATACACCTTTTAGGAATATGGAACTGTACAAGGAGGTATTGCGCGTACTTCCTTCGGAGTTCTCACTCTGTGTAGCTCGGGATATCACCGGACCGCGTCAATGGATCAAGACGAAGTCCATCGGGCAATGGAGAAAAGGGAAAGCCCCCGAGATCCACAAAGTTCCTGTGATGTTCGCTATCGGTCATTGACCCCAGCAAGGAGCGATCAATCCGCGATTATCCCTCTGCTTGTCTCTGCAATCGGGACGATAAAGAACAGGTATGCGTATAGCAGCGTAGAAGTCAGCACCATATACATCCCGGTCACTGAGTATGACCCCTAGATCATCTGATCCGATGGTCAATCCCAGATAGCGGAAGGCCAACCCTACTTGCAATCGCTCATACTCATAGGTACTGATGGGCACGGCAAACTCCATTCTATCTGTCTCATAGCGAGGAATCACACCGAAGATGCTCGCTCTTCGCAGTCTTGTCAACTCCGAAGCATGCAATGGCTGTTGAAGCACCGCTCCAAGGAAAAGACCC belongs to Flavobacteriales bacterium and includes:
- a CDS encoding SAM-dependent methyltransferase yields the protein PGVADPGHHLVMRAQQEGIKVIPHVGPSSILLTLMASGLNGQHFTFHGYLAKDDKDRAEQFKKMIKRWRTSGETHLFMDTPFRNMELYKEVLRVLPSEFSLCVARDITGPRQWIKTKSIGQWRKGKAPEIHKVPVMFAIGH